From a region of the Chroicocephalus ridibundus chromosome 8, bChrRid1.1, whole genome shotgun sequence genome:
- the BRICD5 gene encoding BRICHOS domain-containing protein 5: MEVDIMGLLQGLPAGRADTKPPIVLHLPGSSRLASAFHGEEQPAEGLSLTPALSFSQDRRAAAHFTAPSRTFWIILSVALFFAVVGISVVGVLSFSPGSAQDGSQLVRLTLQGQQDPLRNQTALVDKSRSTVTYYITSQSNRTAVVLYDSRNGYVCYKPVEQHACYLRRMDAWDHQTLQTSLNTSEQRTDQLLHQNNQTKYYREFLGILAGEKVDPKSLGEAVQALCEQTSIFWVRRGQGPGKQRLIYLCIDICFPSNICVSICFYYLPE; this comes from the exons GGCctgccagcagggagggctgACACAAAGCCCCCGATTGTCCTCCACCTGCCCGGCTCCAGTCGCCTCGCAAG TGCGTTTCATGGTGAAGAACAACCAGCAGAAGGGTTAAGTTTAACTCCAgctctttccttctcccaggaCAGGAGGGCGGCAGCACACTTCACAGCTCCGTCCAGGACGTTCTGGATCATCTTGTCCGTTGCCTTGTTTTTCGCAGTTGTTGGCATCAGCGTTGTGGGGGTTCTCAGCTTctcccccggctctgcccag GATGGCTCGCAGCTCGTCCGGCTAACGCTCCAGGGCCAGCAAGACCCGCTGAGGAACCAGACAGCCTTGGTGGACAAGTCCAGGAGCACTGTCACCTACTACATAACCTCGCAGAGTAACCGCACCGCCGTGGTGCTGTATGACAGCAGGAAC GGCTACGTGTGCTACAAGCCGGTGGAGCAACACGCGTGCTACCTGAGGAGGATGGATGCCTGGGACCACCAGACCCTGCAGACATCTCTCAACACGTCTGAGCAAAGA ACTGATCAGCTGCTACATCAGAATAACCAGACCAAGTACTACCGGGAGTTCCTGGGCATTCTGGCAGGGGAAAAAGTGGACCCCAAAAGCCTGGGGGAGGCTGTCCAAGCCCTGTGCGAGCAGACATCCATCTTCTGGGTCAGGAGAGGGCAGG GTCCGGGGAAGCAGCGGCTGATCTACCTTTGCATTGACATCTGTTTTCCAAGCAACATTTGTGTGTCTATCTGCTTCTATTACCTCCCTGAGTAA
- the MLST8 gene encoding target of rapamycin complex subunit LST8 has translation MNAAQGTVGSDPVILATAGYDHTVRFWQAHSGICTRTVQHQDSQVNALEITPDRSMIAAAGYQHIRMYDLNSNNPNPVINYDGVSKNITSVGFHEDGRWMYTGGEDCMARIWDLRSRNLQCQRIFQVNAPINCVCLHPNQAELIVGDQSGAIHIWDLKTDHNEQLIPEPEVSVNSVHIDPDASYMAAVNSSGNCYVWNLTGGIGEEVTQLIPKTKIPAHNRYALQCKFSPDSTLLATCSADQTCKIWRTSNFSLMTELSIKSNNPGETSRGWMWDCAFSGDSQYIVTASSDNLARLWCVETGEIKREYSGHQKAVVCLAFNDSVLG, from the exons ATGAACGCCGCGCAGGGCACGGTGGGCAGCGACCCCGTTATCCTGGCCACGGCCGGCTACGACCACACGGTGCGGTTCTGGCAGGCGCACAGCGGCATCTGCACCCGCACCGTCCAGCACCAGGACTCC CAGGTGAACGCGCTGGAGATCACACCAGACCGGAGCATGATCGCTGCCGCAG GCTACCAGCACATCCGCATGTACGACCTCAACTCCAACAACCCCAACCCCGTCATTAACTACGACGGCGTGAGCAAGAACATCACCTCCGTGGGCTTCCACGAGGACGGGCGGTGGATGTACACGGGGGGGGAGGACTGCATGGCCAGGATCTGGGACCTGAG GTCTCGTAACCTCCAGTGTCAGCGGATTTTCCAGGTGAACGCTCCTATTAACTGTGTCTGCCTTCACCCCAACCAG gCAGAGCTAATTGTGGGTGATCAGAGCGGTGCCATTCACATCTGGGACCTGAAGACAGACCACAACGAGCAGCTGATTCCAGAGCCCGAAGTTTCCGTGAATTCAGTTCACATCGACCCCGATGCCAGTTACATGGCGGCTGTCAACAGCTCG GGAAATTGCTACGTGTGGAACCTGACGGGCGGCATCGGAGAGGAGGTGACCCAGCTGATCCCCAAGACCAAGATCCCAGCTCACAACCGCTATGCCCTTCAGTGCAAGTTCAGCCCCGACTCCAC GCTCTTGGCTACATGTTCTGCAGATCAAACTTGTAAGATCTGGAGGACTTCAAACTTCTCTCTGATGACAGAGCTGAGCATTAAGAGCAATAACCCAGGGGAAACGTCCCGGGGCTGGATGTGGGACTGCGCGTTCTCCGGGGACTCCCAGTACATCGTCACAG CCTCCTCTGATAACTTGGCCAGACTTTGGTGTGTGGAGACGGGAGAGATCAAGAGGGAATACAGCGGCCACCAGAAAGCAGTCGTCTGCCTTGCTTTCAATGACAGCGTGTTGGGATAA